The genomic window TTCGCCCTCGGCCACATCCTCGGGCAGGCGGACCCAGCTTTTGTGGAAATACCGCGCCACGGTGGCGACACCGGCGTCAATCAGCATCGCGGCGGTCTCTGTATCCGGGGTTTTGACCGACACGCCGGGCGTGTTGTCCCCGAAACAGGCAAACATCTTGCCGCCAACCTTCCATGAGCGCAGTTCGTCCGCGCCATCGGCAAACACAGCCCCGGGCAGGGCGGCGGCAATCGGTGCGACACGGGCCAGCATCACACGCCTTTCTCATCGCGGTACATCTTCCACAGGAAGAAGGCGATATAGACCATCATGATCATGAACAGCACCACCGCGATGGCCGAGCCATAGCCCATGCGGAACCCGAATTCGCTCAGCGCCACGTCCCACATGTAGAAGGCCAGCACACTGGTCGAATAAAAACCCGGCCCG from Rhodophyticola sp. CCM32 includes these protein-coding regions:
- a CDS encoding MmcQ/YjbR family DNA-binding protein, which translates into the protein MLARVAPIAAALPGAVFADGADELRSWKVGGKMFACFGDNTPGVSVKTPDTETAAMLIDAGVATVARYFHKSWVRLPEDVAEGELRHRIQVSYDLVRKGLPAKLRNALPARTED